The following are encoded together in the Malaya genurostris strain Urasoe2022 chromosome 3, Malgen_1.1, whole genome shotgun sequence genome:
- the LOC131434501 gene encoding elastase-1-like has protein sequence MQFWSILLFSFAVLLATASAVGSPRISGGTIASPTDIPWAAGVIIHGGTSGHDFCSGVLISPRHVLTSADCVSGANEVTVALNASRMTSIGTLMSVANVLIHPGWTSLLRRDDLAILTLNQDAPIDNETIRPVNMPRRSDASNSFVNFVATTAGWGNTGNRDNEPIPTDDLRFARDTVTSNAACQLSYAWVRSTHICIGTDDGGPCNGDEGGPVTVQEAGRIFLIGVHSFHYSGIRGCDRGRSAVATRITDYLDWLTENSDSIVPE, from the exons ATGCAGTTTTGGAGTATTCTACTGTTTTCGTTTGCGGTTTTGCTAGCAACTGCTTCAGCAGTGGGCTCACCTCGAATTTCTGGTGGCACCATTGCTTCACCTACCGACATTCCGTGGGCTGCCGGTGTCATCATCCACGGAGGAACTTCCGGTCATGACTTCTGCAGTGGAGTTCTGATTTCACCTCGCCATGTGCTGACTTCAGCCGACTGTGTTTCTGG ggCAAATGAAGTCACCGTGGCTCTGAATGCTAGTAGAATGACCAGCATTGGAACTCTGATGAGTGTGGCGAACGTTCTAATTCACCCGGGCTGGACTTCGCTGTTACGTCGTGACGATCTTGCTATCCTAACGCTCAATCAGGATGCTCCAATCGACAACGAAACCATCCGTCCGGTTAACATGCCCCGTAGATCCGATGCCAGTAACAGTTTTGTTAATTTTGTCGCGACCACGGCTGGCTGGGGAAACACAGGAAATCGTGACAACGAACCCATTCCCACGGATGACCTGCGTTTTGCTAGGGACACTGTAACATCGAATGCGGCTTGTCAACTTTCCTACGCCTGGGTGAGAAGTACTCATATTTGCATTGGAACTGACGATGGCGGTCCGTGCAAC GGTGACGAGGGAGGTCCAGTGACAGTTCAGGAAGCTGGCCGAATTTTCCTTATTGGGGTACATTCGTTCCACTATTCCGGAATTCGTGGATGCGATCGTGGCCGATCGGCCGTGGCCACCAGAATAACTGACTATTTGGATTGGCTGACAGAGAATTCCGATTCTATTGTTCCAGAATAA
- the LOC131434503 gene encoding elastase-1-like, translating to MQFWSILLFSFAVLLATASAVSSPRISGGTIASPTDIPWAAGVIIHGGTSGHDFCSGVLISPRHVLTSADCVSGAIEVTVALNASRMTSIGTLMSVANVLIHPGWTSLLRRDDLAILTLNQDAPIDNETIRPVNMPRRSDASNSFVNFVATTAGWGNTGNRDNEPIPTDDLRFARDTVTSNAACQLSYAWVRSTHICIGTDDGGPCNGDEGGPVTVQEAGRIFLIGVHSFHFNGIRGCDRGRSAVATRITDYLDWLTENFDTIVPE from the exons ATGCAGTTTTGGAGTATTCTACTGTTTTCGTTTGCGGTTTTGCTAGCAACTGCTTCAGCAGTGAGCTCACCTCGAATTTCTGGTGGCACCATTGCTTCACCTACCGACATTCCGTGGGCTGCCGGTGTCATCATCCACGGAGGAACTTCCGGTCATGACTTTTGCAGTGGAGTTCTGATTTCACCTCGCCATGTGCTGACTTCAGCCGATTGTGTTTCTGG GGCAATTGAAGTCACCGTGGCTCTGAATGCTAGTAGAATGACCAGCATTGGAACTCTGATGAGTGTGGCGAACGTTCTAATTCACCCTGGCTGGACTTCGCTGTTACGTCGTGACGATCTTGCTATCCTTACGCTAAATCAGGATGCTCCAATCGACAACGAAACCATCCGTCCAGTTAACATGCCCCGTAGATCCGATGCCAGTAACAGTTTTGTTAATTTTGTCGCGACCACGGCTGGCTGGGGAAATACAGGAAATCGTGACAATGAACCCATTCCCACGGATGACCTGCGTTTTGCTAGGGACACTGTAACATCGAATGCGGCTTGTCAACTTTCGTACGCCTGGGTGAGGAGTACTCATATCTGCATTGGAACTGACGATGGCGGTCCGTGCAAC GGTGACGAGGGAGGTCCAGTGACAGTTCAGGAAGCTGGCCGAATTTTCCTTATTGGGGTACATTCGTTCCATTTTAACGGCATTCGTGGATGCGACCGTGGCCGATCGGCCGTGGCCACCAGAATAACTGACTATTTGGATTGGCTGACAGAGAATTTCGATACTATTGTTCCAGAATAA